The following are encoded together in the Xanthobacter autotrophicus Py2 genome:
- a CDS encoding ribosomal protein S18 (PFAM: ribosomal protein S18~KEGG: mag:amb2101 ribosomal protein S18), with product MAFAQSGGAGGGGGQRRPFFRRRKTCPFSGPNAPKIDYKDVRLLQRYISERGKIVPSRITAVSAKKQRELSAAIKRSRFLGLLPFVIR from the coding sequence ATGGCGTTCGCTCAGTCCGGTGGCGCCGGCGGTGGCGGTGGCCAGCGTCGTCCCTTCTTCCGTCGTCGCAAGACCTGCCCGTTCTCCGGCCCCAACGCGCCGAAGATCGACTACAAGGATGTGCGCCTGCTGCAGCGCTACATCTCCGAGCGCGGCAAGATCGTGCCCTCGCGCATCACGGCGGTCTCCGCCAAGAAGCAGCGTGAGCTGTCTGCCGCCATCAAGCGCTCGCGGTTCCTGGGCCTTCTGCCCTTCGTGATCCGCTGA
- a CDS encoding conserved hypothetical protein (KEGG: bja:bll4077 hypothetical protein), whose protein sequence is MALLILIGLAAGSASALLAASAAAGSVLAVPLFYLSPLPVMIAGIAFSPLAAALAVITGGAGLWLAFGGTFLVTYLVGLGGPALGLSYAALLARSDPAARDGFVWFPVGGLLLLAAGFATVSVTVALFGMASDYEAYHAAVIATFQAFVAGQALPIGAEGRDPLAMGTLIAHVLPAMAAGMAMASYLACLYLAARAARVSGTLARPWPRLAAFRLPPVTSLVLAVVLALSMAGGLAGLAASAGALTLALAYALAGFAVVHALTEGQPARTLVLGALWITSAVLGWPVLAMAVLGFADGMLDLRARIATGKGPPAANDR, encoded by the coding sequence ATGGCACTTCTTATCCTCATCGGCCTGGCCGCCGGATCGGCCTCCGCACTGCTTGCCGCCAGCGCCGCGGCGGGCTCGGTTCTGGCCGTTCCCCTCTTCTATCTATCGCCTCTGCCGGTGATGATCGCCGGCATCGCCTTCAGCCCGCTGGCTGCGGCCCTTGCCGTGATCACCGGCGGCGCCGGGCTGTGGCTCGCCTTCGGCGGCACCTTCCTCGTCACCTATCTGGTGGGCCTCGGCGGCCCGGCCCTCGGTCTGTCCTATGCGGCGCTGCTCGCCCGGAGCGACCCCGCGGCCCGTGACGGCTTCGTCTGGTTTCCAGTGGGCGGGTTGCTGCTGCTGGCGGCGGGCTTTGCCACCGTCTCCGTCACCGTGGCGCTGTTCGGCATGGCCTCGGACTATGAGGCGTACCATGCGGCGGTGATCGCCACCTTCCAGGCATTCGTGGCGGGCCAGGCCCTGCCCATCGGCGCGGAGGGGCGCGATCCCCTCGCCATGGGCACCCTGATCGCCCATGTCCTGCCCGCCATGGCGGCCGGAATGGCCATGGCCTCCTACCTCGCCTGCCTCTACCTCGCGGCCCGCGCGGCGCGCGTCTCCGGCACGCTGGCGCGGCCGTGGCCCCGCCTGGCCGCCTTCCGGCTGCCGCCGGTGACCTCGCTGGTGCTCGCCGTGGTGCTGGCCTTGTCCATGGCCGGTGGCCTCGCCGGCCTTGCGGCCTCGGCCGGTGCCCTGACCCTGGCTTTGGCCTATGCCCTCGCCGGCTTCGCCGTGGTCCACGCCCTGACCGAAGGCCAGCCGGCGCGGACCCTCGTCCTCGGCGCGCTCTGGATAACCTCGGCCGTGCTGGGCTGGCCGGTGCTGGCCATGGCCGTGCTCGGCTTCGCTGACGGCATGCTCGACCTGCGCGCCCGCATCGCCACCGGCAAGGGACCGCCTGCCGCCAACGACCGCTGA
- a CDS encoding inosine-5'-monophosphate dehydrogenase (TIGRFAM: inosine-5'-monophosphate dehydrogenase~PFAM: CBS domain containing protein; IMP dehydrogenase/GMP reductase; 2-nitropropane dioxygenase NPD~KEGG: sme:SMc00815 inositol-5-monophosphate dehydrogenase), whose product MTTPISNVPPSAAISSGRAPFREALTFDDVLLTPGASEVMPGQVDVATQLTKTISLNLPIISAAMDTVTESRLAIAMAQAGGIGVIHRNLTPELQAEHVRQVKKYESGMVVNPVTIHPDETLAHALTLMKRYGISGIPVVERGVGAIAGRLVGILTNRDVRFAHNPEQRVAELMTKDRLITVREGQVNQEEAKSLLHQYRIEKLLVVDNDERCVGLITVKDIEKAVAYPHAAKDEQGRLRVAAATTVGPDGFERTERLIDAGVDLVVVDTAHGHSRKVLDQVERIKKLSNRTQILAGNIATAEGARALIDAGADAVKVGIGPGSICTTRIVAGVGVPQLTAVMDAVEAAHATGTPVIADGGIKYSGDLAKALAAGASAAMVGSLLAGTDESPGEVFLYQGRSYKSYRGMGSVGAMARGSADRYFQAEVRDTLKLVPEGIEGQVAYKGPVGAVLHQLAGGLRAAMGYVGGSTLKEFREKAQFVRISSAGLRESHVHDVTITRESPNYPTSV is encoded by the coding sequence ATGACCACCCCGATTTCGAACGTCCCCCCGTCTGCGGCCATCTCCAGCGGCCGCGCGCCGTTCCGCGAGGCGCTGACGTTCGACGACGTGCTGCTGACCCCGGGCGCCTCCGAGGTGATGCCGGGGCAGGTGGATGTCGCCACCCAGCTCACCAAGACCATCAGCCTCAACCTGCCCATCATCTCTGCCGCCATGGATACGGTGACCGAATCGCGCCTCGCCATCGCCATGGCGCAGGCCGGCGGCATCGGCGTCATCCACCGCAACCTCACGCCCGAGCTTCAGGCCGAGCATGTGCGGCAGGTGAAGAAGTACGAATCGGGCATGGTGGTGAACCCGGTCACCATCCATCCCGACGAGACACTCGCCCACGCCCTCACCCTCATGAAGCGCTACGGCATCTCCGGCATTCCGGTGGTGGAGCGCGGCGTGGGTGCCATCGCCGGTCGGCTGGTCGGCATCCTCACCAATCGCGACGTGCGCTTCGCCCACAATCCCGAGCAGCGCGTGGCCGAGCTGATGACCAAGGACCGGCTCATCACCGTGCGCGAGGGCCAGGTGAACCAGGAGGAGGCCAAGAGCCTCCTGCACCAGTACCGCATCGAGAAGCTGCTGGTGGTGGACAATGACGAGCGCTGCGTCGGCCTCATCACCGTCAAGGACATCGAGAAGGCGGTGGCCTATCCCCACGCCGCCAAGGACGAGCAGGGCCGCCTGCGGGTCGCTGCCGCGACGACCGTCGGTCCCGACGGCTTCGAGCGCACCGAGCGCCTGATCGATGCCGGCGTCGACCTCGTGGTGGTGGATACCGCCCACGGCCATTCCCGCAAGGTGCTGGACCAAGTGGAGCGCATCAAGAAGCTCTCCAACCGCACCCAGATCCTCGCCGGCAACATCGCCACCGCCGAGGGGGCCCGCGCGCTCATCGATGCCGGGGCGGACGCGGTGAAGGTGGGTATCGGCCCCGGCTCCATCTGCACCACCCGCATCGTGGCGGGCGTTGGCGTGCCCCAGCTCACCGCGGTGATGGATGCGGTGGAAGCCGCCCACGCCACCGGCACCCCGGTGATCGCCGACGGCGGCATCAAGTATTCCGGCGACCTCGCCAAGGCGCTGGCGGCCGGTGCCTCCGCCGCCATGGTAGGCTCGTTGCTCGCCGGCACCGACGAAAGCCCCGGCGAGGTGTTCCTCTATCAGGGCCGCTCCTACAAGTCGTATCGCGGCATGGGCTCGGTGGGCGCCATGGCCCGCGGCTCGGCCGACCGCTACTTCCAGGCGGAAGTGCGCGACACGCTCAAGCTGGTGCCGGAAGGCATCGAGGGCCAGGTGGCCTACAAGGGTCCGGTGGGGGCGGTGCTCCACCAGCTTGCCGGCGGCTTGCGGGCAGCCATGGGCTATGTGGGCGGCAGCACGCTGAAGGAATTCCGCGAGAAGGCCCAGTTCGTGCGCATCTCTTCCGCCGGCCTGCGCGAGAGCCATGTGCATGACGTGACCATCACCCGCGAGAGCCCGAACTATCCCACCAGCGTGTGA
- a CDS encoding Cyclopropane-fatty-acyl-phospholipid synthase (PFAM: Cyclopropane-fatty-acyl-phospholipid synthase; methyltransferase small; Methyltransferase type 11; Methyltransferase type 12~KEGG: rpa:RPA3082 cyclopropane-fatty-acyl-phospholipid synthase), which produces MERLLENVLRRVVVDGRLKVTTASGRTMTLGNAPPGQKPVALRITCPAAQRDICLDPELKLGEAYMNGTLVMEEGTIADFLDLVMAQPLAVNPTAPAKLLYLLRRVLRRITQFNPPGRSQRNVAHHYDIDGRLYSLFLDHDRQYSCAYFEHEGQSLDDAQLAKKRHIAAKLVLDRAGLDVLDIGSGWGGLGLYLAEMAGAKVQGVTLSSEQLALSRHRAAERGLADRVNFTLRDYRDVEGAFDRIVSVGMFEHVGVGHFGAFFRKARSLLKDDGVMLLHAIGRSDPPSVTNPFITKYIFPGGYIPALSEVLPHIERAGLVVTDVELLRLHYAETLKAWRQRFLARREEAARLTDERFCRMWEFYLASSEMAFRHQGLNVFQIQLARRQQSVPLTRDYVAAAEDRLRRAEAAARAPLRLAGE; this is translated from the coding sequence ATGGAGCGGTTGCTGGAGAATGTATTGCGGCGGGTGGTCGTTGATGGTCGCCTGAAGGTGACGACCGCATCCGGTCGGACAATGACCCTGGGGAATGCGCCGCCAGGGCAGAAGCCCGTCGCGCTTCGCATCACCTGCCCGGCGGCCCAGCGCGACATCTGCCTCGATCCGGAACTGAAGCTCGGCGAAGCCTACATGAACGGCACGCTGGTGATGGAAGAGGGCACCATCGCCGACTTTCTCGATCTGGTCATGGCCCAGCCGCTCGCCGTCAATCCCACGGCGCCGGCCAAGCTGCTGTACCTGCTGCGGCGAGTGTTGCGCCGCATCACGCAATTCAATCCGCCCGGCCGGTCGCAGCGCAATGTAGCGCACCATTACGATATCGACGGGCGGCTCTATTCGCTCTTCCTCGACCACGACCGGCAGTACAGCTGCGCCTATTTCGAGCATGAGGGACAGAGCCTCGACGATGCCCAGCTGGCCAAGAAGCGCCATATCGCCGCCAAGCTGGTGCTCGACCGTGCCGGCCTCGACGTGCTGGACATCGGCTCCGGCTGGGGCGGGCTCGGGCTCTATCTCGCGGAGATGGCGGGGGCGAAGGTTCAGGGCGTCACGCTCTCGAGCGAACAGCTGGCGCTGTCGCGCCACCGCGCCGCCGAGCGCGGCCTCGCCGATCGGGTGAACTTCACCTTACGCGACTATCGCGACGTGGAGGGGGCGTTCGACCGCATCGTTTCGGTGGGCATGTTCGAGCATGTGGGCGTGGGCCATTTCGGCGCCTTCTTCCGCAAGGCCCGCAGCCTGCTGAAGGACGACGGGGTGATGCTGCTGCACGCCATCGGCCGCTCCGATCCGCCGAGCGTCACCAACCCCTTCATCACCAAGTATATTTTCCCGGGCGGCTATATTCCGGCCCTGTCGGAAGTGCTGCCGCATATCGAGCGGGCGGGGCTCGTCGTCACCGACGTGGAGCTCTTGCGCCTGCACTATGCCGAGACGCTGAAGGCCTGGCGCCAGCGCTTCCTGGCCCGCCGGGAGGAGGCTGCCCGGCTCACCGACGAGCGCTTCTGCCGCATGTGGGAATTCTATTTGGCGTCCAGCGAGATGGCATTCCGCCACCAGGGTCTGAACGTGTTCCAGATCCAGCTCGCCCGCCGCCAGCAGTCGGTGCCGCTGACCCGCGACTATGTGGCGGCGGCCGAGGATCGCCTGAGGCGTGCGGAAGCAGCGGCCCGCGCGCCGCTGCGCCTCGCCGGAGAATAG
- a CDS encoding conserved hypothetical protein (KEGG: bra:BRADO1840 hypothetical protein) has product MARAQTAYLSRSEVPARPALQKALDALKLKLVLDDGYVPFESSGYLPCTLDGEDAGFTLRFSDVDAGAARSATLAEALGGRDVALDFKWSGDVREQVSAMGVCAALAGSFGALVHDPDKDVILDAAKLLARARAGLEEL; this is encoded by the coding sequence ATGGCGCGCGCCCAGACCGCCTATTTGTCCCGCAGCGAGGTGCCGGCCCGCCCGGCGCTGCAAAAGGCCCTCGACGCCCTCAAGCTGAAGCTGGTGCTGGATGACGGCTACGTGCCGTTCGAATCATCCGGCTACCTGCCCTGCACCCTCGACGGCGAGGATGCCGGCTTCACCCTGCGCTTCAGCGACGTGGACGCCGGCGCCGCCCGATCCGCCACGCTGGCCGAGGCCCTTGGCGGCCGGGACGTTGCCCTGGACTTCAAATGGAGCGGCGACGTGCGCGAGCAGGTGAGCGCCATGGGCGTGTGCGCAGCGCTCGCCGGCAGCTTCGGCGCGCTCGTTCACGACCCGGACAAGGATGTGATTCTCGACGCCGCCAAGCTGCTTGCCCGCGCCAGGGCCGGGCTGGAGGAGCTTTGA
- a CDS encoding ribosomal protein S6 (PFAM: ribosomal protein S6~KEGG: rle:RL1555 putative 30S ribosomal protein S6): MPLYEHVFLARQDVTAQQVEELTTRFKGVIEANGGSVGKTEYWGVKSLTYRINKNRKAHFTLLNINAPAAAIQELERQQRIDEDVLRILTLRVEEHEEGPSAMLQKRDRDDRGERGDRGDRGDRGDRGFGGREDRPRRPRPTEESHGGEEEV, translated from the coding sequence ATGCCGCTTTACGAGCACGTGTTCCTCGCGCGCCAGGACGTGACGGCGCAGCAGGTCGAGGAACTCACCACCCGATTCAAGGGTGTCATCGAGGCGAATGGCGGCTCGGTCGGCAAGACCGAGTACTGGGGCGTGAAGTCCCTGACCTATCGCATCAACAAGAACCGCAAGGCGCACTTCACGCTCCTGAACATCAATGCCCCCGCGGCGGCGATCCAGGAGCTGGAGCGCCAGCAGCGCATCGACGAAGACGTCCTGCGCATCCTCACCCTCCGCGTCGAGGAGCATGAGGAAGGCCCGTCCGCCATGCTCCAGAAGCGCGACCGCGATGATCGCGGCGAGCGTGGGGACCGTGGCGATCGCGGTGATCGTGGTGACCGGGGCTTCGGTGGTCGCGAGGACCGCCCGCGCCGTCCGCGTCCCACTGAAGAGTCCCATGGCGGCGAGGAGGAAGTCTGA
- a CDS encoding polysaccharide deacetylase (PFAM: polysaccharide deacetylase~KEGG: jan:Jann_2517 polysaccharide deacetylase), producing the protein MRKRRRLPLPLHILCIGLRRNVWVRRERNRAMVAWHRHGKWSVVKASWGFLAFAAVGVIGLGSAFGQTFQPSPSANKPLATMTPTGTFAASQAAAEPPAPAAAMSAPAATPAPTGTSPQKLVAYSSAVVDGPYIAMTFDDGPNPETTPRLLKMLEQRGIKATFFVLGSRATASPAIIKQMIAQGHEVANHSWDHPQLPKISVAAADKQIGDTNAAIEQITGKSPLYVRPPYGAMTPALRAHLREKFGSTFIYWSVDPLDWKDRNAQVIHDRIVSHAHPGAIVLAHDIHPTTVDAMPKVLDDLKAKGYKFVTVSELIAMNKGVPEPKVASTTPAPKKKPKPANPASASAAGANGTAATPVSAKPASAKPASAKPATPTRNSSTSMGLF; encoded by the coding sequence TTGCGGAAGCGCAGGCGTTTGCCTCTTCCGCTTCACATTTTATGCATAGGCCTTAGGCGAAACGTGTGGGTCAGGCGTGAACGAAACCGGGCTATGGTCGCCTGGCACAGACATGGAAAGTGGTCCGTCGTGAAGGCTTCCTGGGGATTTCTCGCTTTTGCCGCCGTGGGCGTGATCGGCCTGGGCTCAGCCTTTGGCCAGACCTTTCAGCCGTCGCCCTCCGCCAACAAGCCTCTCGCGACCATGACGCCGACCGGCACCTTCGCTGCCTCGCAGGCCGCCGCCGAGCCGCCGGCCCCCGCCGCGGCCATGTCGGCGCCGGCCGCGACGCCTGCCCCGACCGGCACCTCGCCGCAGAAGCTGGTGGCCTATTCCTCCGCCGTGGTGGATGGCCCCTATATCGCCATGACCTTCGACGACGGCCCGAACCCCGAGACCACGCCCCGGCTGCTGAAGATGCTGGAGCAGCGCGGCATCAAGGCCACCTTCTTCGTGCTCGGAAGCCGGGCGACCGCCTCGCCCGCCATCATCAAGCAGATGATCGCGCAGGGCCACGAGGTGGCCAACCATTCCTGGGATCACCCGCAGCTGCCCAAGATTTCGGTGGCGGCCGCCGACAAGCAGATCGGCGACACCAACGCCGCCATCGAGCAGATCACCGGCAAGTCGCCGCTCTATGTGCGCCCGCCCTACGGCGCCATGACCCCGGCGCTGCGCGCCCATCTGCGCGAGAAGTTCGGCTCGACCTTCATCTACTGGTCGGTGGATCCGCTCGACTGGAAGGACCGCAACGCCCAGGTCATCCACGACCGCATCGTGTCCCACGCCCACCCCGGCGCCATCGTGCTGGCCCACGACATCCATCCCACCACGGTGGATGCGATGCCCAAGGTGCTCGATGACCTCAAGGCCAAGGGCTACAAGTTCGTCACCGTCTCCGAGCTGATCGCCATGAACAAGGGCGTGCCGGAGCCGAAGGTGGCCTCCACCACCCCGGCGCCGAAGAAGAAGCCGAAGCCGGCCAATCCCGCCTCGGCCTCCGCGGCCGGCGCCAATGGCACGGCCGCCACGCCGGTCTCGGCCAAGCCCGCTTCCGCCAAGCCCGCCTCGGCCAAGCCGGCGACGCCGACACGCAATTCCAGCACCAGCATGGGCCTGTTCTGA
- a CDS encoding malonyl CoA-acyl carrier protein transacylase (TIGRFAM: malonyl CoA-acyl carrier protein transacylase~PFAM: Acyl transferase~KEGG: rpb:RPB_2466 malonyl CoA-acyl carrier protein transacylase), which yields MSDGPRTGSQTAFIFPGQGSQAVGMGKALADNFPAAKAVFDEVDAALNESLTQVMWDGPIDALTLTANAQPALMAVSLAALRVLETEAGLDLAREAAFVAGHSLGEYSALAAAGALTITEAARLLRIRGRAMQEAVPVGEGAMAALLGLDYDQAVAVAAEAAGDDVCEAANDNAPGQVVVSGTKAAVERAIVIAKEKGAMKALLLPVSAPFHCRLMGPAAEAMEVALSGSTVMTPRVPLVANVRASPVTDPAEIVRLLVEQVTGTVRWRESVIYMAGAGVTRMVEVGAGKVLCGLVKRIDKSVSASAVGTPEDVAAFIAARNAAASAA from the coding sequence ATGTCGGATGGGCCGCGTACAGGATCTCAGACCGCCTTTATCTTCCCCGGCCAGGGCAGCCAGGCCGTGGGAATGGGCAAGGCGCTGGCGGACAATTTCCCGGCCGCCAAGGCCGTGTTCGATGAAGTGGACGCCGCCCTCAACGAGAGCCTGACGCAGGTGATGTGGGATGGCCCCATCGACGCGCTGACCCTCACCGCCAATGCCCAGCCGGCGCTCATGGCGGTCTCCCTCGCCGCCCTGCGCGTGCTGGAGACCGAGGCGGGGCTCGACCTTGCCCGCGAGGCCGCCTTCGTGGCCGGCCATTCGCTGGGCGAATATTCCGCCCTCGCCGCCGCCGGCGCCCTCACCATCACCGAGGCCGCCCGGCTGCTGCGCATCCGCGGCCGCGCCATGCAGGAGGCGGTTCCCGTGGGCGAAGGCGCCATGGCGGCGCTCCTTGGCCTCGACTACGACCAGGCCGTGGCGGTGGCGGCGGAAGCCGCCGGCGACGACGTGTGCGAAGCGGCCAACGACAACGCCCCCGGCCAGGTGGTGGTCTCCGGCACCAAGGCGGCGGTAGAACGCGCGATTGTCATCGCCAAGGAGAAGGGCGCCATGAAGGCCCTGCTCCTGCCGGTGTCCGCCCCCTTCCATTGCCGCCTCATGGGCCCCGCCGCCGAGGCCATGGAAGTGGCGCTCTCCGGCTCCACCGTCATGACCCCGCGGGTGCCGCTGGTGGCTAATGTGCGCGCCTCCCCGGTCACCGACCCGGCCGAGATCGTCCGCCTGCTAGTGGAGCAGGTGACCGGCACGGTGCGCTGGCGCGAAAGCGTCATCTACATGGCGGGCGCGGGCGTGACGCGCATGGTTGAGGTCGGCGCCGGCAAGGTGCTGTGCGGCCTCGTGAAGCGCATCGACAAGTCGGTGTCCGCCAGCGCCGTGGGCACGCCGGAAGACGTGGCGGCCTTCATCGCCGCCCGCAACGCCGCTGCCTCGGCGGCCTGA
- a CDS encoding ribosomal protein L9 (PFAM: ribosomal protein L9~KEGG: bmb:BruAb1_0474 RplI, ribosomal protein L9) produces MDVILLERVAKLGQMGEVVKVRDGYARNFLLPNGKALRATKANKTRFDTMKIELEARNLERRKDAEAVAEKLNGQSVAMIRQAGESGQLYGSVSTRDIADGLTAAGFTVDRQQVILNHPIKTLGVHVVPVTLHPEVEVTVKVNVARNADEAERQARGEDVRTARDEDAEIEAELAIERAEVAAELAAEEGTEG; encoded by the coding sequence ATGGACGTCATTCTTCTCGAGCGCGTCGCCAAGCTCGGCCAGATGGGCGAAGTGGTGAAGGTGCGCGACGGCTACGCCCGTAACTTCCTGCTGCCGAACGGCAAGGCCCTGCGCGCCACCAAGGCGAACAAGACCCGCTTCGACACCATGAAGATCGAGCTCGAGGCTCGCAACCTGGAGCGCCGCAAGGACGCCGAGGCGGTGGCCGAGAAGCTCAACGGCCAGAGCGTGGCGATGATCCGCCAGGCCGGCGAGAGCGGCCAGCTCTACGGCTCGGTCTCCACCCGCGACATCGCCGATGGCCTGACCGCCGCCGGCTTCACCGTGGACCGCCAGCAGGTCATCCTCAACCACCCCATCAAGACCCTGGGCGTGCACGTGGTCCCGGTGACCCTGCATCCGGAGGTCGAGGTGACCGTGAAGGTCAACGTCGCCCGCAACGCCGACGAGGCCGAGCGTCAGGCCCGCGGCGAGGACGTGCGCACCGCCCGTGACGAGGATGCCGAGATCGAGGCCGAACTCGCCATCGAGCGCGCCGAAGTCGCCGCCGAGCTGGCAGCCGAGGAAGGCACCGAGGGCTGA
- a CDS encoding 3-oxoacyl-(acyl-carrier-protein) reductase (TIGRFAM: 3-oxoacyl-(acyl-carrier-protein) reductase~PFAM: NAD-dependent epimerase/dehydratase; short-chain dehydrogenase/reductase SDR; KR domain protein~KEGG: bbt:BBta_3818 3-oxoacyl-(acyl-carrier-protein) reductase): MFDLSGKTALVTGATGGIGGAIAKALHAQGAVVAISGTRKEALDALAGELGGDRVHVLPCNLGSTEEVEKLVPDAETALGGHIDILVNNAGITRDNIFMRLSDEAWDQVIAVNLTAAFRLSRAAVRTMMRRRSGRIISITSIVGVTGNAGQGNYAAAKAGMIGMSKSLAQEVASRGVTVNCVAPGFIATPMTDALNDKQRESILKAVPAAKLGTPEDIAAACVYLASNEAAYVTGQTLHVNGGMAMI, from the coding sequence ATGTTTGATCTTTCCGGCAAGACCGCGCTCGTCACCGGCGCCACCGGCGGCATCGGCGGCGCGATCGCCAAGGCGCTGCACGCCCAGGGCGCCGTCGTCGCCATTTCCGGCACCCGCAAGGAGGCCCTGGACGCCCTCGCCGGCGAGCTGGGCGGCGACCGCGTCCACGTGCTGCCCTGCAATCTCGGCAGCACGGAAGAGGTGGAGAAGCTGGTGCCGGACGCCGAAACGGCGCTGGGCGGCCACATCGACATCCTCGTCAACAATGCCGGCATCACCCGCGACAACATCTTCATGCGCCTCTCCGACGAGGCGTGGGACCAGGTGATCGCGGTGAACCTCACCGCCGCCTTCCGCCTGTCGCGCGCGGCCGTGCGCACCATGATGCGCCGCCGCTCGGGCCGCATCATCTCCATCACTTCCATCGTCGGTGTCACCGGCAATGCGGGCCAGGGCAATTATGCCGCCGCCAAGGCCGGCATGATCGGCATGTCCAAGTCGCTGGCCCAGGAAGTGGCCTCGCGCGGGGTGACGGTAAACTGCGTCGCCCCCGGCTTCATCGCCACCCCCATGACCGACGCCCTCAACGACAAGCAGCGCGAGAGCATCCTGAAGGCGGTGCCGGCGGCCAAGCTCGGCACCCCCGAGGACATCGCCGCCGCCTGCGTCTACCTCGCCTCCAACGAGGCCGCCTATGTCACGGGCCAGACCCTGCACGTGAATGGCGGCATGGCCATGATCTGA
- a CDS encoding ion transport 2 domain protein (KEGG: mmr:Mmar10_1749 ion transport 2 domain protein), which yields MNGGIGSGAYLALLMVCIALAMLTVVSHAISLAIIRRRLSRRIRGKSYSDHVFREAVIISATVLSLSLAHMFEVCIWATAYVALGAIADPHDAVYYSISTYTTVGADGVSITKSFRAIAGFESLIGPMMVAWSTAFLVEFVVRMRGPDPT from the coding sequence ATGAACGGGGGGATCGGATCGGGCGCATATCTGGCGCTGCTTATGGTCTGCATCGCGCTGGCGATGCTGACGGTGGTGTCCCACGCCATCTCACTGGCCATCATCCGCCGGCGCCTCAGCCGGCGCATCCGCGGCAAGAGCTACTCCGACCACGTATTCCGCGAGGCGGTGATCATCAGCGCCACCGTGCTGAGCCTCAGCCTTGCCCACATGTTCGAGGTCTGCATCTGGGCAACGGCCTACGTTGCCCTCGGCGCCATCGCCGATCCGCACGACGCCGTCTATTATTCCATCTCCACCTACACCACGGTGGGCGCGGACGGGGTTTCCATCACCAAGTCCTTCCGCGCCATCGCCGGGTTCGAATCCCTCATCGGCCCGATGATGGTGGCGTGGTCGACGGCCTTCCTGGTGGAATTCGTCGTGCGCATGCGCGGCCCGGACCCCACCTGA